The Eurosta solidaginis isolate ZX-2024a chromosome 4, ASM4086904v1, whole genome shotgun sequence genome includes a window with the following:
- the LOC137248227 gene encoding uncharacterized protein produces MKFEGLELALLVCAFLIIIQMTSGEDTEDQLVQQQQEQQQPQEEQKQHQHTEEEINAELETIPHDSFEVMVRKKLNDTELKNKIRSVYKIFKKTARKVLGNERVRQLIKRLVTNPN; encoded by the exons ATGAAGTTCGAAGGCTTAGAACTAGCACTGTTAGTTTGTG CTTTTCTCATCATAATTCAAATGACAAGTGGTGAGGATACGGAAGATCaactggtacaacaacaacaagaacaacaacaaccacaagaagaacaaaaacaacatcaacatacGGAAGAAGAAATAAATGCAGAATTAGAAACAATACCACATGACAGTTTTGAGGTTATGGTACGGAAAAAATTAAACGATACAGAACTCAAAAACAAAATTCGTTCAGtttataaaatattcaaaaaaactgCTCGAAAAGTACTTGGTAATGAGCGTGTGCGACAGCTTATAAAACGTCTTGTGACAAATCCGAACTAA